The Clostridiaceae bacterium HFYG-1003 genome includes a window with the following:
- a CDS encoding DAK2 domain-containing protein has translation MKNTVIDGQHFLNMLVHASNMLEENKAYVDSLNVFPVPDGDTGTNMSMTLRSAVDSIKSSTETSLGKMSRDFAKGALMGARGNSGVILSQIFRGIAKGFEHKDEATAPQLAEALKEGANSAYRAVMRPTEGTILTVIRVVGEKAVEHDTDSIVELLDYVNQVASDTLDKTPDLLPQLKEAKVVDSGGMGLVIILRSMLEALLSDRKEVLRSELTPSGAVEGRGAIAAPTDITFGYCTEFIVAGAVRDPNFQSYLEARGDSIVFVTMDDVTKIHIHTENPGEVMQEAQKHGELLKIKIENMREQNRTLHQHEESEFVKENLIEEAAAEAEAAEAGERKPYAFISVAAGEGLRQIFEDLGCDYVIEGGQTMNPSTQDILNAVEKLNAEEIFILPNNKNIILSANQCLDLTEKSVHVIPTKTIPMGIGCLAAFNPEVNLERNLTLMEDALNSVKSAQITYAVRDTEIEGKKVSAGDYLGLLENKIKLVEREIYPMAEKLIEMMISEDSSIISVYYGKDTREEEVAEFVARLEETYPDFEIISYAGMQPLYYLIMSVE, from the coding sequence ATGAAGAACACGGTAATTGACGGACAACATTTTCTAAATATGCTGGTTCATGCCAGCAACATGCTGGAAGAGAACAAAGCCTATGTGGACTCTTTGAATGTCTTTCCGGTCCCGGATGGGGATACCGGAACGAACATGAGCATGACGCTGCGCTCGGCGGTGGATTCCATCAAGTCGTCCACCGAAACGTCTCTGGGCAAAATGTCCCGCGATTTCGCCAAGGGGGCTCTGATGGGCGCCCGGGGAAACTCCGGGGTCATTCTGTCTCAGATCTTCCGGGGCATTGCCAAGGGCTTTGAGCACAAGGACGAAGCTACGGCTCCGCAGCTGGCAGAAGCTCTGAAGGAGGGCGCCAATTCCGCCTACCGCGCGGTCATGCGTCCCACCGAAGGAACCATTCTGACGGTCATTCGCGTGGTCGGTGAAAAGGCGGTGGAGCATGATACCGACTCGATCGTCGAACTCCTTGACTATGTCAATCAGGTCGCCTCTGACACCCTGGACAAGACGCCGGATCTGCTGCCGCAGCTGAAGGAAGCCAAGGTCGTGGATTCAGGCGGCATGGGTCTGGTCATCATTCTGCGCAGCATGCTCGAAGCTCTGCTCAGCGACCGCAAGGAAGTCCTGCGCTCCGAACTCACTCCGTCGGGAGCCGTCGAAGGCCGCGGCGCCATCGCCGCTCCCACCGACATTACCTTCGGCTACTGTACGGAATTCATCGTAGCCGGAGCAGTCCGGGATCCCAACTTCCAGAGCTATCTGGAGGCGCGCGGCGACTCCATCGTCTTCGTCACCATGGATGATGTGACCAAAATCCACATTCATACGGAGAATCCGGGCGAAGTCATGCAGGAAGCCCAGAAGCACGGAGAACTTCTGAAAATCAAGATCGAGAACATGCGGGAGCAGAATCGCACGCTGCATCAGCATGAAGAATCGGAGTTCGTGAAGGAAAATCTCATCGAGGAGGCCGCGGCAGAAGCTGAGGCTGCAGAAGCCGGGGAGAGAAAACCTTACGCGTTCATTTCCGTAGCTGCCGGGGAGGGCCTGCGGCAGATCTTCGAGGATCTGGGCTGCGACTATGTCATTGAAGGCGGACAGACCATGAATCCGTCCACTCAGGACATCCTCAATGCCGTTGAGAAGCTCAACGCCGAGGAGATCTTCATTCTGCCCAACAACAAGAACATTATTTTAAGTGCCAACCAGTGCCTGGATCTGACCGAAAAGAGCGTTCATGTCATTCCCACCAAGACCATCCCCATGGGGATCGGCTGTCTGGCGGCCTTCAATCCGGAAGTGAACCTGGAGCGTAATCTGACGTTGATGGAGGATGCCCTGAATTCCGTGAAGTCGGCGCAGATTACCTACGCGGTCCGGGACACGGAAATCGAAGGCAAGAAGGTTTCAGCCGGGGACTACCTGGGACTGCTGGAAAACAAGATCAAGCTGGTGGAACGCGAAATATATCCCATGGCCGAAAAGCTCATTGAAATGATGATTTCGGAAGACTCCTCCATCATTTCGGTCTACTACGGCAAGGACACCAGGGAAGAGGAAGTGGCGGAATTCGTTGCGCGACTGGAAGAAACCTATCCGGACTTTGAGATCATCAGCTACGCAGGCATGCAGCCGCTGTACTATCTCATCATGTCTGTCGAATAA
- the recG gene encoding ATP-dependent DNA helicase RecG: MTHSPLGRRQWKEANMQLDDDIKSLKGVGEKTAQLLHRAGIESLMDLILYFPRDYERISEMDPHAFDTEEKFLVRAQYLSASRPVRTRTGKTMTTLTFDSAYGPVKAMYFNMPYAAKSFTAGQTVNLYGKFKRVGSGLSITNPKVMKEEETGGPEGGKIIARYPLKEDLTDNLLRKLVNQVLANIRIAENLPTEVLAAYAYPALDEAIRTIHNPESDRFDKALERLKFQELFAYSMKIQAARELRAKDHSGIVFSMSPRLREFKEALPYELTQAQSRSIREILLDQKKDLPMNRLLQGDVGSGKTIVALTGLFNVVENGYQGALMVPTEILAAQHYADFLTMLEPFGIEVRYLVGSLKAREKQKVKEAIASGRPMVVIGTHAILEEDVAFPNLGLVVTDEQHRFGVNQRLKFIGKNRHVDVLVMSATPIPRTLALHLYSDLDLSVIDELPPGREPVLTRSFTGPGQEKAYALALKEIEKGRQVYVVCPLIEDNDNPNLTSVGKLTQELSAGPFRDYTVAMIHGRMKPKEKEAVMDSFKTGNIDVLVSTTVIEVGVNVPNASVMIVQNAERFGLSQLHQLRGRVGRGSYQSYCLLLAASNADNTRQRLEIMTSTNDGFKIAEADLKMRGTGAIFGTNQSGDSGLTLASFIQDYHLFLEASKWAARIFRSEEPAHRRIKEEILSRLDENIHLICLN; encoded by the coding sequence ATCACCCATTCGCCGCTCGGTCGGCGCCAATGGAAGGAGGCAAACATGCAGCTGGATGACGACATCAAAAGCCTGAAGGGCGTAGGAGAGAAGACGGCGCAGCTTCTCCACCGGGCAGGCATTGAATCTCTGATGGATCTGATTCTGTATTTTCCCAGAGACTATGAACGGATCAGCGAGATGGATCCCCATGCCTTTGACACGGAAGAAAAGTTCCTGGTGCGGGCACAGTACCTCAGCGCATCGCGTCCCGTGCGCACCCGCACCGGCAAGACCATGACGACGCTGACCTTTGACTCAGCTTACGGGCCGGTCAAAGCCATGTATTTCAACATGCCTTACGCAGCCAAAAGCTTCACGGCCGGCCAGACGGTGAACCTCTACGGGAAATTCAAGCGTGTGGGTTCGGGTCTGTCCATCACGAATCCCAAAGTGATGAAGGAGGAGGAAACCGGCGGACCGGAGGGCGGCAAAATCATTGCCCGCTATCCGCTCAAGGAAGATCTGACGGACAACCTACTGCGCAAGCTCGTGAATCAGGTTCTGGCGAATATCCGCATCGCGGAGAATCTCCCGACGGAAGTGCTTGCCGCCTACGCCTATCCGGCTTTGGACGAAGCAATCCGGACGATCCATAATCCGGAATCAGACCGGTTTGACAAAGCGCTGGAACGGCTCAAGTTCCAGGAACTGTTTGCCTATTCCATGAAAATCCAGGCCGCCCGGGAACTCCGGGCCAAGGATCATTCAGGCATCGTGTTTTCCATGAGTCCCCGGCTCCGGGAATTCAAGGAAGCCCTGCCCTACGAACTGACCCAGGCCCAGTCCCGTTCGATCCGGGAGATCCTGCTGGATCAGAAGAAGGATCTGCCCATGAACCGGCTGCTTCAGGGCGATGTCGGCTCGGGCAAGACCATTGTGGCACTGACCGGGCTGTTCAATGTGGTGGAAAACGGCTATCAGGGCGCACTGATGGTACCTACTGAAATACTGGCGGCCCAGCACTACGCGGACTTCCTGACCATGCTGGAACCCTTCGGCATTGAGGTGCGCTACCTGGTCGGATCGCTCAAAGCCAGGGAAAAGCAGAAGGTCAAGGAAGCCATCGCGTCCGGCCGCCCCATGGTGGTCATCGGAACTCACGCGATTCTGGAAGAGGATGTGGCCTTTCCCAATCTGGGACTGGTGGTCACCGATGAACAGCACCGGTTCGGCGTCAACCAGCGCCTGAAATTCATCGGCAAAAACCGCCATGTGGACGTCCTGGTCATGAGCGCTACGCCGATTCCGCGGACGTTGGCCCTGCACCTGTATTCGGACCTGGATTTATCGGTCATCGACGAACTGCCGCCGGGGCGCGAACCGGTGCTGACCCGCAGCTTTACCGGTCCCGGCCAGGAAAAGGCCTATGCCCTGGCCTTGAAAGAGATCGAAAAGGGACGGCAGGTCTACGTGGTCTGTCCGCTGATTGAGGATAATGACAACCCGAATCTGACTTCCGTAGGCAAGCTGACGCAGGAGCTCTCCGCCGGTCCGTTCCGGGATTACACCGTGGCCATGATCCACGGCCGGATGAAACCCAAAGAAAAAGAAGCCGTCATGGACTCCTTCAAGACGGGAAACATTGACGTGCTGGTATCCACCACCGTCATTGAGGTGGGGGTCAATGTGCCCAATGCCTCCGTCATGATTGTACAGAATGCCGAGCGCTTCGGATTGTCGCAGCTGCATCAGCTGCGCGGCCGGGTTGGCCGGGGCAGCTATCAGTCTTACTGTCTGCTGCTGGCCGCGTCCAACGCGGACAACACCCGGCAGCGCCTGGAAATTATGACATCCACCAACGACGGCTTCAAAATCGCCGAGGCGGACCTGAAGATGCGGGGCACCGGTGCGATTTTCGGCACCAACCAGAGCGGGGACTCCGGACTGACCCTGGCCAGCTTCATTCAGGACTATCATCTGTTCCTAGAAGCCAGCAAGTGGGCAGCCCGTATCTTCCGCTCCGAGGAACCGGCTCACCGCCGGATCAAAGAGGAGATCCTCTCCCGACTGGATGAGAACATCCACCTGATCTGCTTGAATTAA
- the rsmD gene encoding 16S rRNA (guanine(966)-N(2))-methyltransferase RsmD, protein MRIIAGKARGRKILGPQNEGRDTKTGEVRATRPTLDRVKEAMFNIIQYKIEGARVLDLFAGTGSLGLEAASRGAGQVILVDAFRETYDLLVENIRNLGFNEECKSFHMDYREALKRLGAEGKPFDLIFIDPPYLNEMIPVAVEQIHKSGLLTKDGLIVTKIDTREDIYPGCAHLSIVLERTYGNTTLVFYQYEEKEE, encoded by the coding sequence ATGAGAATCATTGCAGGCAAAGCCAGGGGTCGCAAGATCCTGGGACCGCAGAATGAAGGGCGTGACACCAAAACCGGGGAAGTCCGGGCGACCCGACCGACACTGGACCGGGTCAAGGAAGCCATGTTCAACATTATTCAGTATAAAATCGAAGGGGCCAGGGTTCTGGATCTGTTCGCGGGGACGGGCTCTCTGGGACTGGAAGCGGCATCACGCGGTGCCGGCCAGGTCATTCTGGTGGATGCCTTCCGCGAAACCTATGATTTATTGGTTGAAAATATAAGAAACTTGGGGTTTAATGAAGAGTGTAAATCCTTTCACATGGACTATCGCGAAGCGCTGAAGCGTCTTGGCGCAGAGGGCAAGCCCTTTGACCTGATCTTCATTGATCCGCCGTATCTGAACGAAATGATCCCCGTAGCGGTGGAGCAGATCCACAAATCCGGGCTTCTGACCAAAGACGGGCTGATCGTGACCAAGATTGACACGCGGGAGGATATTTACCCCGGCTGCGCGCACCTGTCCATTGTTCTGGAGAGAACCTATGGCAATACGACGCTGGTATTCTATCAATACGAAGAAAAGGAAGAATAA
- the coaD gene encoding pantetheine-phosphate adenylyltransferase, protein MVQTAVYPGSFDPISLGHLDIIERASSIFDKVIVAVLINTDKKGFFPIEERIEMIQLVTSHLPNVEVRGFSGLTVNFLKEAGARVIIRGLRVVSDFDFELQMANANRAMEPQIETLMMMTSPNYSYLSSSLVRQVMHFGGNLEGFVPGPIIERLKQNYYK, encoded by the coding sequence ATGGTTCAAACAGCAGTATATCCCGGATCCTTCGATCCGATCAGTCTAGGACATCTGGACATCATCGAGCGGGCTTCCTCGATTTTTGACAAAGTCATTGTGGCGGTCCTCATCAATACCGATAAGAAAGGGTTCTTCCCGATTGAGGAACGGATCGAGATGATCCAGCTGGTGACCAGTCATCTGCCCAACGTTGAAGTCAGAGGATTCTCTGGCCTCACAGTCAATTTCTTGAAAGAAGCGGGGGCTCGGGTTATAATTAGGGGACTTCGCGTCGTATCGGATTTTGACTTCGAACTGCAGATGGCGAATGCCAATCGGGCCATGGAACCTCAGATTGAAACCCTGATGATGATGACCAGTCCGAATTATTCCTATCTGTCATCCTCTCTGGTACGTCAGGTCATGCACTTTGGCGGCAACTTGGAAGGATTTGTTCCCGGACCAATTATCGAGCGGCTCAAGCAAAATTATTATAAATAG
- a CDS encoding ATPase, giving the protein MEFERNDMGKHKIELIRLVEILQDEIDRSSKVPFSSKVMVNQEIVTDIINEIIQSVPADFNTAQYVIAEKDRILDDANNEYNRIKMEAEEIMRSQVNEHTIVRAAEDKAREIVSKAQTEAKNMRLAARDYAYSLLSDLEKELQLRSNDAMVAFKKDMEDFVTGYRQSIDSTTQTVRENIQELSTMK; this is encoded by the coding sequence ATGGAATTTGAAAGAAATGATATGGGAAAACATAAGATCGAACTGATCCGGCTGGTGGAGATTCTCCAGGATGAAATCGATCGCTCATCCAAGGTCCCGTTCTCGAGCAAAGTCATGGTTAACCAGGAGATTGTGACAGACATTATCAACGAGATCATCCAGAGCGTGCCGGCGGACTTCAACACGGCTCAGTATGTCATTGCCGAAAAGGACCGGATTCTGGATGATGCCAACAACGAGTACAACCGCATCAAAATGGAAGCGGAGGAAATCATGCGCAGCCAGGTCAATGAGCACACCATTGTCCGGGCAGCGGAGGATAAGGCGCGCGAGATCGTCTCCAAGGCCCAGACCGAAGCCAAGAACATGCGCCTGGCTGCCCGGGATTACGCATACAGCCTCCTGTCTGATTTGGAAAAGGAGCTCCAGCTGCGGTCCAATGACGCCATGGTAGCCTTTAAGAAAGATATGGAGGATTTTGTGACCGGTTATCGCCAGTCCATTGATTCAACGACCCAGACGGTCCGGGAGAATATCCAGGAACTGTCCACCATGAAATAA
- a CDS encoding nucleotidyltransferase family protein, whose translation MKTVFIISEYNPFHKGHSYQIRRIREEMAPDNVVSIMSGHFVQRGAPAILDKFNRARLALTGGCDLVVELPAVYATSSAEFFARGGVAIAQGLDPAGILSFGSESGNLTQIETVARLLTENKESMEVHLKELLAQGLTYPRARALALSQLSGSPGLESAMESPNDILAVEYVRAAQEMGSSLNFHTIRRQGLGYHATSLETGQFPSATALRQALLAGNTGQTLAGLPAEIAALFAGLSDELLLDEDRLKLILRYRLSLFPQAIESLPEARNGVGERIANQAPLLNDQSIQDFALAMKTRRLTYTRIRRLLLHLALGFDSLNYDQRRRQLPSYTRILALNRQGARFLAQTRKTRTIQAIQSATEVSEADFLPDLMAARLYSLLSPTLAPNSDYTHPLRIQD comes from the coding sequence ATGAAGACTGTTTTCATCATCAGCGAATACAATCCCTTTCACAAAGGACACAGCTACCAAATCCGCCGGATTCGGGAAGAAATGGCTCCGGATAACGTCGTCAGCATCATGAGCGGGCATTTTGTCCAGCGCGGCGCACCGGCTATCCTGGACAAGTTCAATCGGGCCCGGCTGGCTCTCACGGGAGGCTGTGACCTGGTCGTGGAACTGCCGGCGGTCTATGCCACATCCTCTGCGGAATTTTTCGCCCGGGGCGGCGTTGCCATTGCCCAGGGGCTGGATCCTGCCGGCATCCTGAGTTTTGGGTCGGAGTCCGGCAATCTGACACAAATTGAGACAGTTGCCCGTCTGCTCACAGAAAATAAAGAATCCATGGAAGTCCATCTGAAAGAGCTGCTGGCTCAGGGTTTGACTTATCCCAGGGCCAGAGCCCTGGCATTGAGTCAGCTCAGCGGATCACCCGGTCTGGAGAGCGCCATGGAATCCCCCAATGATATTCTGGCCGTAGAATACGTCCGGGCCGCACAGGAGATGGGCTCCAGCCTGAATTTCCATACAATCCGCCGTCAGGGTCTGGGCTATCACGCCACCAGCCTGGAAACAGGACAGTTCCCATCAGCCACCGCACTGCGCCAGGCTCTGCTGGCCGGTAACACCGGCCAGACACTGGCCGGACTACCCGCAGAGATCGCCGCCCTCTTTGCCGGACTCAGCGACGAGCTCCTTTTGGACGAAGACCGCTTGAAACTGATTCTGCGCTATCGACTCAGCCTGTTTCCCCAGGCCATTGAGTCGCTCCCGGAAGCCCGAAACGGGGTTGGGGAGCGCATCGCCAATCAGGCTCCGCTTCTGAACGACCAGTCCATTCAGGACTTTGCCCTGGCCATGAAAACCCGGCGCCTCACCTACACCCGAATTCGCCGGCTGCTGCTCCACCTTGCCCTTGGCTTTGACAGCCTGAATTACGACCAGCGGCGCAGGCAGCTGCCAAGCTACACCCGAATTCTGGCGCTGAACCGCCAGGGTGCCCGGTTTCTGGCACAGACCCGCAAGACCCGCACCATCCAGGCAATTCAAAGTGCCACGGAAGTATCAGAAGCCGACTTCCTCCCGGATCTCATGGCTGCCCGCCTCTACAGCCTGCTTTCCCCCACCCTGGCTCCGAATTCTGATTATACTCATCCCCTGCGGATCCAGGATTAA